The following proteins are encoded in a genomic region of Galbibacter sp. BG1:
- a CDS encoding HlyD family secretion protein, whose protein sequence is MEILLLLIYSGIVWLVFFKYKWLPWNTFTQAVSFIIPIVSISILILFLNIVAPSSHDVRVMNYNVEVVPAVTGLVTEVPVEPNQHVKKGDVLYRIDPEPFQLKVNNLQARIPMLEAKLISAKAYDKELEDQIEAASSNISMIDAQLDLAAKRLEQTRELALSGAGSKFDYEQAEANLKNLQAQRAAAQSEKSQYIQRISAVASDGELSEIAQARADLEQAKAELEEAKWKLEQTVYRAPADGRVVNLQLRPGAMAVQFPIKPVMTFIEDEQWVTALFEQNEIRYVEAGQEAEIALKTYPNRIIKCEVEHIVWANAQGQLTASGRLPDTQETGFEEGRFAVRLKLSEEEKGLFLAPGAVGQGAIYTDHGGPIHLVRKVIIRVGTKMDWLVLKLH, encoded by the coding sequence ATGGAAATACTACTACTCCTTATATATTCGGGCATTGTATGGCTGGTGTTCTTTAAATACAAATGGCTGCCCTGGAACACATTTACCCAAGCAGTTTCTTTTATTATTCCCATTGTCTCAATATCTATTTTAATATTATTTCTGAATATTGTAGCGCCATCTTCCCACGATGTGAGGGTAATGAATTACAATGTAGAGGTGGTACCAGCAGTAACTGGTTTGGTGACCGAAGTGCCGGTGGAACCTAATCAGCATGTAAAAAAGGGCGATGTACTATATAGAATAGATCCCGAACCCTTTCAATTAAAGGTCAATAATTTACAGGCACGTATCCCTATGTTGGAAGCAAAACTCATTAGTGCTAAAGCGTACGATAAAGAGTTGGAAGACCAAATAGAGGCTGCCTCCAGCAATATAAGCATGATCGATGCGCAATTGGATCTTGCTGCCAAAAGACTGGAACAAACTAGGGAATTGGCGCTTTCTGGAGCTGGCTCTAAATTCGATTATGAGCAGGCAGAGGCCAACCTAAAGAATTTACAGGCGCAACGTGCTGCAGCACAGTCAGAGAAATCACAGTATATTCAACGGATTTCTGCTGTAGCTTCCGATGGGGAGTTGTCTGAAATTGCCCAAGCTAGAGCCGATTTGGAGCAGGCAAAAGCAGAACTGGAAGAAGCGAAGTGGAAATTGGAGCAAACAGTTTATAGGGCACCCGCAGACGGAAGGGTAGTTAATTTACAGTTGCGTCCTGGAGCCATGGCTGTGCAATTCCCTATAAAACCGGTAATGACATTTATCGAAGATGAACAGTGGGTAACGGCATTGTTCGAGCAAAATGAAATTCGATACGTAGAAGCTGGGCAAGAAGCAGAAATTGCATTGAAAACATATCCCAACCGTATTATAAAATGCGAAGTAGAACATATTGTCTGGGCAAATGCACAGGGGCAGTTAACGGCCTCCGGAAGATTGCCAGACACTCAAGAAACCGGCTTTGAAGAAGGCCGTTTTGCCGTACGTTTAAAATTATCGGAAGAAGAAAAAGGCTTGTTTTTAGCTCCTGGAGCAGTTGGACAAGGAGCTATTTATACCGATCATGGAGGTCCTATTCATTTAGTTAGAAAAGTAATTATAAGGGTTGGAACTAAAATGGATTGGCTGGTTTTAAAACTTCACTAA
- a CDS encoding efflux transporter outer membrane subunit → MKNRIPNLYRLVLLALLFPFFQNCAVKKPPVEDDLYEQSFANFILPSTWQNSADTLGIKENWLSTFDDELLDTLVLEALAYNPDLRISSARIEEAQGYVQAAQAALRPALSILGRETSKLGGNLGGGLNGALFSASWELDIWGELRNARNAEQSNLAASEAEMSFAKLSLAATVARSYYLASETYLQIQLAKQMLEISEKMRELSQKRFDVGIGTEIDFVVSEANLNRLKDGVKQLELAYSNQLRSLELLLGRYPAAEIEVRNSLPQITTYIPAGIPVQVLERRPDVLAAQYRFNAAFYRVGEAEAAKLPNLSLTAGFGYISSEIIDLTSQFSNPIRSIGGELAAPIYQGGELRANVVIRNAQQKQAVEVYSRTVLNALTDVESALDAVEVVDSREQFLDLAVKNNLRAFELEQQRYKVGISDMRDLITQQMDLFRSEIDLLRLRGEKIVQRINLFLALGGSM, encoded by the coding sequence ATGAAAAACCGTATTCCAAATTTATATCGTTTAGTTCTTCTGGCACTTCTATTTCCATTTTTTCAAAATTGTGCAGTAAAAAAGCCGCCTGTTGAAGACGACCTTTATGAGCAGTCTTTTGCTAATTTTATTTTACCTTCTACCTGGCAAAATAGTGCCGATACTTTAGGAATAAAAGAAAATTGGTTAAGCACTTTCGATGATGAATTGTTAGATACCTTGGTGCTGGAAGCTTTAGCTTATAATCCCGATTTACGTATTAGTAGCGCACGTATAGAAGAAGCACAAGGGTATGTTCAAGCCGCTCAGGCAGCTTTAAGGCCTGCTTTAAGTATCTTAGGAAGGGAAACCAGTAAGCTAGGAGGAAATTTAGGGGGAGGCCTTAACGGAGCCCTGTTTTCGGCTTCTTGGGAATTGGATATTTGGGGAGAACTAAGAAATGCCAGAAATGCAGAACAGTCTAATTTAGCAGCTTCTGAAGCTGAAATGTCTTTTGCAAAATTATCGCTTGCAGCAACCGTAGCACGATCTTATTATTTGGCTTCTGAAACCTATTTACAAATTCAACTGGCTAAACAAATGCTGGAAATCTCTGAAAAAATGAGAGAGCTTTCCCAAAAAAGATTTGACGTTGGAATAGGAACGGAAATCGATTTTGTGGTTTCCGAAGCTAATTTGAATAGATTAAAAGATGGCGTGAAACAATTAGAACTGGCTTATTCCAATCAATTACGGTCTTTAGAATTACTTTTGGGTAGATATCCCGCTGCAGAAATAGAGGTAAGAAACAGTTTGCCGCAGATTACCACCTATATTCCCGCAGGGATCCCTGTGCAGGTTTTAGAACGAAGACCCGATGTTTTGGCGGCGCAATATAGATTTAACGCGGCTTTTTACAGAGTGGGAGAGGCTGAAGCAGCCAAACTACCAAATTTAAGTCTTACTGCCGGTTTTGGGTATATTTCCAGTGAGATAATCGATCTTACCTCCCAGTTCTCAAACCCTATTCGTAGCATTGGTGGTGAACTTGCAGCACCTATTTACCAAGGGGGCGAGCTTCGTGCCAATGTGGTTATTAGAAATGCGCAACAGAAACAGGCGGTAGAGGTTTATAGTCGAACGGTATTAAATGCACTGACCGATGTGGAAAGTGCCTTGGATGCTGTTGAAGTGGTAGATAGCCGGGAGCAGTTTTTAGATCTGGCCGTTAAAAATAACCTAAGGGCTTTCGAGCTGGAACAACAACGTTATAAGGTTGGAATTTCCGATATGCGGGATCTAATTACCCAACAAATGGATTTATTCCGGTCGGAAATCGACTTGTTAAGGCTTCGTGGTGAAAAAATTGTACAACGAATTAATCTGTTTTTAGCCCTTGGTGGTTCTATGTAA
- a CDS encoding DUF3302 domain-containing protein, producing MKHSFFNFASPFKTLLTFLVFILPLSTFASAEDAIAEVVSWVALIIGPIVAIGVFLFVHVLPEKIAEKRNHPQAQAIKVLCFLSLLFGGLLWPLAWLWAYTKPVFYKMAYGTDQGDYHETTIKEFKESKEKQQQTPPPADPQL from the coding sequence ATGAAGCATTCCTTTTTTAATTTTGCTTCCCCCTTTAAAACACTGCTAACTTTTTTGGTATTTATTTTGCCGCTTTCAACTTTCGCCTCTGCCGAAGATGCGATTGCAGAGGTGGTGAGTTGGGTGGCCTTAATTATTGGTCCCATTGTTGCTATTGGCGTATTTTTATTTGTACATGTATTACCTGAAAAAATCGCCGAAAAAAGAAATCATCCGCAAGCGCAGGCCATAAAAGTATTGTGCTTTCTTTCTCTTCTTTTTGGAGGTTTGCTATGGCCTTTGGCTTGGCTCTGGGCCTACACAAAACCAGTGTTTTATAAAATGGCTTATGGAACCGATCAAGGTGATTATCACGAAACCACCATTAAGGAATTCAAGGAAAGCAAAGAAAAGCAGCAACAGACCCCACCACCTGCAGACCCACAATTGTAA